The Candidatus Bathyarchaeota archaeon DNA window GTGGAGCATAGTAGCATCAACCCAGTTCACGCCATTCATGTTGGGCAGGCTAGAAATTCTATCTTGGGCGATGCCTTATGTAGGATGCTCAGGGCGAGAGGCCACCATGTTCAAGCCCACTTCTATGTCAATGACGCTGGGAGGCAGACGGCCATAGTTGCATATGGATATGAGAAGTTAGGTCGAATTAAGACAAATATCAAACCAGACCACTACATAGGCCAGATATACAGCGTGACCTCATGCCTAGTTGAGGTCAGAAACCTCAAAGATAGATTGGGAAAGCTCATAGATGAAAGAGAGAAGGGTGAGCGGCTAGAAGTTCAGAAGAGACTCGACGAATGGACAGGTATCGCATTTGAGCTTTCAAGCCGCTATCCAGAATTGTTCGAAAGACTCAGCAGAACTATCTCAAATGATCCTGACCCAGAGGGTCAGATAAACCAGCTTCTCAAGAGATATGAAGGTAAAGATCAGGCTGCAAGAGACCTTATAAGAGAAGTAAGTGGACTATGCATAGAAGGCTTCAAACAAACGTTCTCGAGGCTTGGTATATCATTCGACTTCTGGGACTGGGAGAGTGACCTCATATGGTCTGGAAGAGTATCTGATGTTCTCAAACAACTTTCGAGAACAGGGTACGTATCGAGTGAAGGTGGTGTCTTAAGGCTAGAATCCGGTAGAGCTGTTAAGGAATTTGGGCTACACCACCTTCTGGGCGTAGGTAAAGATTATGATTTACCCCCAGTCTCACTTACGAGATCCGACGGCACGACCCTATATATCACGAGAGATATTGCCTACAGCATATTGAAGTTTGGACTATGCAACAGAGTCATCAATGTAGTTGGAATGGAGCAGCTCCATGAGCAGCTCCATGTAAGAGTTGCATTATTCGTGTTGGGTATGGAGGTCATGGCGGAGAGGCAGAGACACTTCTCCTTTGGACTTGTTAAGTTTCCAGGGGAGAAGATGTCAAGCCGCAGGGGAAGGATCATTACTTTGGATGAGGTATGCGACGAAGCTGTTAGGAGGGCCTACCTTGAAGTCGATAAACGGACGCCGACCCTGAACGAGTCGGAGAAGAG harbors:
- a CDS encoding arginine--tRNA ligase — protein: MRGLITENPYQTILDSCRELVARLFHSKFPDIKSFQVDIEETPGPEFGDLSSIICFKVSKTLGMHPIDLAKTVATDIKLDEGSLVKSVEAAGSGYLNFFLNYKKVNGLTLHSVRMLKESYGFLKSESPDSILVEHSSINPVHAIHVGQARNSILGDALCRMLRARGHHVQAHFYVNDAGRQTAIVAYGYEKLGRIKTNIKPDHYIGQIYSVTSCLVEVRNLKDRLGKLIDEREKGERLEVQKRLDEWTGIAFELSSRYPELFERLSRTISNDPDPEGQINQLLKRYEGKDQAARDLIREVSGLCIEGFKQTFSRLGISFDFWDWESDLIWSGRVSDVLKQLSRTGYVSSEGGVLRLESGRAVKEFGLHHLLGVGKDYDLPPVSLTRSDGTTLYITRDIAYSILKFGLCNRVINVVGMEQLHEQLHVRVALFVLGMEVMAERQRHFSFGLVKFPGEKMSSRRGRIITLDEVCDEAVRRAYLEVDKRTPTLNESEKRSIAETIGIGAVKYALLSVEPTKEVEYSWDRVINFETNSAPFINYGYTRANGILRRLGKIGGDVRYELLTHPLETRLILTIAKFPNIFIEAAEKLRPDILTSYADLLTRQFHEYYEHVDITHLENVELREARGSLVEALRTVLRNCMGVIGITLADRM